A window of the Proteus terrae subsp. cibarius genome harbors these coding sequences:
- the mscS gene encoding small-conductance mechanosensitive channel MscS has protein sequence MNELPASLDEATGWFVANQDLFIQYAVNIVAAFLILFIGLFVAKMIGKGVARVLTLRHIDATVVTFLSVLVRYTVVAFTLIAVLGRLGVQTASVIAVLGAAGLAVGLALQGSLSNFAAGVLIVIFRPIRTDEYVMIGSVEGTVKDVQIFSTTLRSADDRIIVIPNSKIISSEVINLSREPNRRTQIIVGVAYDADIDKVKQVLGDVVAKDKRIQHDQGVTIRLHEMAPSSLNFVVRVWTTNGDAWPVYWDLMEDFKRALDANNIGIPFPQMDVYMHQTQSATAKAE, from the coding sequence ATGAATGAATTACCCGCTAGTTTAGATGAAGCAACAGGTTGGTTTGTGGCAAATCAGGATCTTTTTATTCAATATGCAGTGAATATTGTCGCCGCATTCTTGATCCTATTTATAGGTCTTTTTGTGGCAAAAATGATTGGTAAAGGTGTCGCAAGAGTTTTAACGCTACGTCATATCGATGCCACTGTTGTCACTTTTCTGTCAGTTCTGGTTCGTTATACCGTTGTTGCTTTTACCTTAATTGCGGTATTAGGACGATTAGGCGTTCAAACAGCTTCTGTTATTGCTGTATTAGGTGCCGCTGGTTTAGCTGTTGGTTTAGCATTACAAGGTTCGCTGTCTAACTTTGCAGCTGGTGTACTGATTGTTATTTTCCGTCCGATCCGTACTGATGAGTATGTGATGATCGGTTCTGTTGAAGGTACAGTGAAAGATGTGCAGATTTTTTCAACCACATTACGTTCAGCCGATGACAGAATTATTGTTATTCCAAACAGCAAAATTATCAGTAGTGAAGTTATCAACTTAAGTCGTGAGCCAAATCGTCGTACACAAATTATTGTTGGTGTGGCTTATGATGCTGATATTGATAAAGTGAAACAAGTGCTGGGTGACGTTGTTGCTAAAGACAAACGTATTCAACATGATCAAGGAGTGACTATCCGTTTACATGAAATGGCTCCATCTTCATTAAACTTTGTGGTACGTGTTTGGACAACCAATGGTGATGCATGGCCTGTTTATTGGGATCTAATGGAAGATTTTAAACGTGCATTAGACGCGAATAATATCGGTATTCCATTCCCACAAATGGATGTTTATATGCATCAAACACAAAGTGCGACAGCGAAAGCAGAATAG